A region of Rhizorhabdus wittichii RW1 DNA encodes the following proteins:
- a CDS encoding DNA-directed RNA polymerase, beta' subunit (TIGRFAM: DNA-directed RNA polymerase, beta' subunit~PFAM: RNA polymerase, alpha subunit; RNA polymerase Rpb1, domain 3; RNA polymerase Rpb1, domain 1; RNA polymerase Rpb1, domain 5; RNA polymerase Rpb1, domain 4~SMART: RNA polymerase I subunit A domain protein), translating into MNELTNFANPVAKPETFDQIQIGIASPERIRSWSFGEIKKPETINYRTFKPERDGLFCARIFGPIKDYECLCGKYKRMKYKGIVCEKCGVEVTVSKVRRERMGHIELAAPVAHIWFLKSLPSRIGLLLDMQLKQLERVLYFESYIVIEPGLTPLEKYQLLNEDELLEAQDEYGEDAFSAGIGAEAVRRMLEELDLEGEKEDLLKELAETKSELKPKKIIKRLKVVESFLESGNRPEWMILEVIPVIPPDLRPLVPLDGGRFATSDLNDLYRRVINRNNRLKRLMELRAPDIIVRNEKRMLQESVDALFDNGRRGRTITGANKRPLKSLSDMLKGKQGRFRQNLLGKRVDYSGRSVIVTGPELKLHQCGLPKKMALELFKPFIYARLDAKGLSMTLKQAKKWVEKERKEVWDILDEVIREHPVLLNRAPTLHRLGIQAFEPVLIEGKAIQLHPLVCSAFNADFDGDQMAVHVPLSLEAQLEARVLMMSTNNILSPANGKPIIVPSQDMVLGLYYLSMLKEGEPGEGSLIADMQEVHQALAAKAVTLHTKIISRVPQTDEDGNQYMKRVETTPGRMLLGETLPKSHKVPFETVNRLLTKKEIGDVIDIVYRHTGQKETVLFADAIMALGFRHAFQAGISFGKDDMIIPEAKEKEVEETRLLVKDFEQQYQDGLITQQEKYNKVIDAWSRCGDRVAAEMMKEISAVKKGADGREKPINAIYMMAHSGARGSAAQIKQLAGMRGLMAKPSGEIIETPIISNFKEGLTVLEYFNSTHGARKGLADTALKTANSGYLTRRLVDVSQDCVVVEVDCGTDRALDMKAIVQGGATIASLGERILGRTAAEDIVDSKTNEVLIAEGTLLDEAMVAAVEAIGIQSVKIRSPLVCESKGGVCAACYGRDLARGTPVNIGEAVGVIAAQSIGEPGTQLTMRTFHIGGAAQLNEQSNLESVADGSIEYRELRTITDPRGRRVSLSRSGEVAIIDSEGRERATHRLPYGAHLLLDDGAAVAKGDRIAEWDPFTMPVITETGGIVKYQDLIDNQTLTEQTDEATGISQKVVIEYRATSRKEDLRPRLTLLDDSSGETARYMLAPGAMLSVEDGQEVKAGEVLARVSRESAKTRDITGGLPRVAELFEARKPKENAIIAKVSGRVEFGKDYKAKRKIIIRPDDGSDAVEYLVPKSKVIDVQEGDYVKRGDNLIGGSPDPHDILEVLGIEPLAEYLVSEIQEVYRLQGVKINDKHIETIVRQMLQKVEITDGGDTTLLPGEQVDREEMDEINAKADAEGRTIAQGKPVLLGITKASLQTRSFISAASFQETTRVLTDASVQGKVDTLNGLKENVIVGRLIPAGTGAGMSRLRVTASSRDAALRAAQRNWQESLIAPQTAAEEHAAELRQPVQADTGDDPLGAVVGESHGTDADAGDYLTEE; encoded by the coding sequence ATGAACGAACTGACCAATTTCGCCAATCCGGTCGCGAAGCCCGAGACCTTCGACCAGATCCAGATCGGCATCGCCAGCCCGGAGCGCATCCGCAGCTGGTCCTTCGGTGAGATCAAGAAGCCGGAGACGATCAACTACCGCACGTTCAAGCCCGAGCGCGACGGCCTGTTCTGCGCGCGCATCTTCGGTCCGATCAAGGATTACGAGTGCCTGTGCGGCAAGTACAAGCGCATGAAGTACAAGGGCATCGTCTGCGAGAAGTGCGGCGTCGAGGTCACCGTCTCGAAGGTCCGCCGCGAGCGGATGGGCCATATCGAGCTGGCCGCCCCGGTCGCGCACATCTGGTTCCTCAAGTCGCTGCCGTCGCGCATCGGCCTGCTGCTCGACATGCAGCTCAAGCAGCTCGAGCGGGTGCTCTACTTCGAGAGCTACATCGTCATCGAGCCGGGCCTGACCCCGCTGGAGAAGTATCAGCTCCTCAACGAGGACGAGCTGCTCGAGGCGCAGGACGAATATGGCGAGGACGCCTTCTCGGCCGGGATCGGCGCCGAGGCGGTCCGCCGCATGCTGGAGGAGCTCGACCTCGAAGGCGAGAAGGAGGACCTCCTCAAGGAGCTCGCCGAGACCAAGTCCGAGCTCAAGCCCAAGAAGATCATCAAGCGGCTCAAGGTCGTCGAGAGCTTCCTGGAGTCGGGCAACCGCCCCGAGTGGATGATCCTCGAGGTGATCCCGGTCATCCCGCCGGATCTCCGCCCGCTCGTGCCGCTCGACGGCGGCCGCTTCGCGACGTCGGACCTCAACGACCTCTATCGTCGCGTCATCAACCGCAACAACCGCCTCAAGCGGCTGATGGAGCTGCGCGCGCCGGACATCATCGTCCGCAACGAGAAGCGCATGCTGCAGGAGTCGGTCGACGCGCTGTTCGACAACGGCCGCCGCGGCCGGACGATCACGGGCGCCAACAAGCGCCCGCTGAAGTCGCTCAGCGACATGCTGAAGGGCAAGCAGGGCCGCTTCCGCCAGAACCTGCTCGGCAAGCGCGTCGACTATTCGGGCCGCTCGGTGATCGTCACCGGTCCGGAGCTGAAGCTGCACCAGTGCGGCCTGCCGAAGAAGATGGCGCTCGAGCTGTTCAAGCCGTTCATCTACGCCCGGCTCGACGCCAAGGGCCTGTCGATGACGCTCAAGCAGGCCAAGAAGTGGGTCGAGAAGGAGCGCAAGGAGGTCTGGGACATCCTCGACGAGGTGATCCGCGAGCATCCGGTGCTGCTCAACCGCGCGCCGACGCTCCACCGCCTCGGCATCCAGGCGTTCGAGCCGGTGCTGATCGAGGGCAAGGCGATCCAGCTCCACCCGCTGGTCTGCTCAGCCTTCAACGCCGACTTCGACGGTGACCAGATGGCGGTCCACGTGCCGCTGTCGCTGGAGGCGCAGCTCGAAGCGCGCGTCCTGATGATGTCGACCAACAACATCCTGTCGCCCGCGAACGGCAAGCCGATCATCGTCCCGTCGCAGGACATGGTGCTGGGCCTCTATTATCTGTCGATGCTGAAGGAAGGCGAGCCGGGCGAGGGATCGCTGATCGCGGACATGCAGGAGGTCCACCAGGCGCTGGCCGCCAAGGCGGTGACGCTGCACACCAAGATCATCAGCCGCGTTCCGCAGACCGACGAGGACGGCAACCAGTACATGAAGCGCGTCGAGACGACGCCGGGCCGCATGCTGCTCGGCGAGACGCTGCCGAAGAGCCACAAGGTTCCGTTCGAGACGGTCAACCGCCTGCTGACCAAGAAGGAGATCGGCGACGTCATCGACATCGTCTATCGCCACACCGGCCAGAAGGAGACGGTGCTGTTCGCCGACGCGATCATGGCGCTGGGCTTCCGCCACGCCTTCCAGGCCGGCATCTCGTTCGGCAAGGACGACATGATCATCCCCGAAGCCAAGGAGAAGGAGGTCGAGGAGACCCGTCTGCTGGTGAAGGACTTCGAGCAGCAGTATCAGGACGGCCTGATCACGCAGCAGGAGAAGTACAACAAGGTGATCGACGCCTGGTCGCGTTGCGGCGACCGCGTGGCGGCCGAGATGATGAAGGAGATCTCGGCGGTCAAGAAGGGCGCCGACGGCCGCGAGAAGCCGATCAACGCGATCTACATGATGGCGCACTCCGGTGCCCGCGGTAGCGCCGCGCAGATCAAGCAGCTCGCCGGCATGCGCGGCCTGATGGCCAAGCCGTCGGGCGAGATCATCGAGACGCCGATCATCTCGAACTTCAAGGAAGGCCTGACCGTCCTCGAGTACTTCAACTCGACCCACGGCGCCCGCAAGGGTCTCGCCGACACCGCGCTCAAGACGGCGAACTCGGGCTACCTGACCCGCCGTCTGGTCGACGTGTCGCAGGACTGCGTCGTCGTCGAGGTCGATTGCGGCACCGACCGCGCGCTCGACATGAAGGCGATCGTCCAGGGCGGCGCCACCATCGCGTCGCTCGGCGAGCGCATCCTGGGCCGCACCGCGGCCGAGGACATCGTCGATTCGAAGACCAACGAGGTCCTGATCGCCGAGGGCACGCTGCTCGACGAGGCGATGGTCGCGGCGGTCGAGGCGATCGGCATCCAGTCGGTCAAGATCCGCAGCCCGCTGGTCTGCGAATCGAAGGGCGGCGTCTGCGCGGCCTGCTACGGCCGTGACCTCGCCCGCGGCACGCCGGTGAACATCGGCGAAGCGGTCGGCGTCATCGCGGCGCAGTCGATCGGCGAGCCGGGCACCCAGCTGACGATGCGGACCTTCCACATCGGCGGCGCGGCGCAGCTCAACGAGCAGTCGAACCTCGAATCGGTCGCCGACGGCAGCATCGAGTATCGCGAGCTCCGCACGATCACCGATCCGCGCGGACGCCGCGTCTCGCTGAGCCGCAGCGGCGAGGTGGCGATCATCGACAGCGAGGGCCGCGAGCGCGCGACCCATCGCCTGCCCTATGGCGCGCACCTGCTGCTCGACGACGGCGCAGCCGTCGCCAAGGGCGATCGCATCGCCGAATGGGACCCCTTCACCATGCCGGTGATCACCGAGACCGGCGGCATCGTGAAGTATCAGGACCTGATCGACAACCAGACGCTCACCGAGCAGACCGACGAAGCCACCGGCATCAGCCAGAAGGTCGTCATCGAGTACCGCGCCACCAGCCGGAAGGAAGACCTCCGTCCGCGCCTGACGCTGCTCGACGACAGCTCGGGCGAGACCGCGCGCTACATGCTGGCGCCGGGCGCGATGCTCTCGGTCGAGGACGGCCAGGAGGTGAAGGCCGGCGAGGTGCTCGCCCGCGTCAGCCGCGAGTCGGCCAAGACCCGCGACATCACCGGCGGTCTGCCGCGCGTCGCCGAGCTGTTCGAGGCGCGCAAGCCCAAGGAAAACGCGATCATCGCGAAGGTTTCGGGCCGCGTCGAGTTCGGCAAGGACTACAAGGCCAAGCGCAAGATCATCATCCGCCCGGACGATGGTTCGGATGCGGTCGAATATCTGGTGCCGAAGTCGAAGGTCATCGACGTGCAGGAAGGCGACTATGTCAAGCGCGGCGACAACCTGATCGGCGGCTCGCCCGATCCGCACGACATCCTCGAGGTGCTCGGCATCGAGCCGCTCGCCGAATATCTCGTGTCGGAGATCCAGGAGGTCTATCGCCTCCAGGGCGTGAAGATCAACGACAAGCACATCGAGACGATCGTTCGTCAGATGCTGCAGAAGGTCGAGATCACCGACGGCGGCGACACCACCCTGCTCCCCGGCGAGCAGGTGGACCGCGAGGAGATGGACGAGATCAACGCCAAGGCGGATGCCGAGGGCCGTACGATCGCGCAGGGCAAGCCCGTGCTGCTCGGCATCACCAAGGCCTCGCTCCAGACGCGCTCGTTCATCTCGGCCGCGTCGTTCCAGGAGACGACCCGCGTCCTCACCGACGCGTCGGTGCAGGGCAAGGTCGACACGCTGAACGGCCTCAAGGAGAACGTCATCGTCGGCCGCCTGATCCCGGCGGGCACCGGCGCCGGCATGAGCCGCCTGCGCGTCACCGCCAGCAGCCGCGACGCCGCGCTCCGCGCCGCGCAGCGCAACTGGCAGGAGTCGCTGATCGCGCCGCAGACCGCCGCCGAGGAGCATGCCGCCGAGCTGCGCCAGCCGGTCCAGGCCGACACCGGCGACGATCCGCTCGGCGCGGTGGTCGGCGAATCGCACGGCACCGACGCCGATGCGGGCGATTACCTGACCGAGGAGTGA
- a CDS encoding DNA-directed RNA polymerase, beta subunit (TIGRFAM: DNA-directed RNA polymerase, beta subunit~PFAM: RNA polymerase Rpb2, domain 6; RNA polymerase Rpb2, domain 7; RNA polymerase Rpb2, domain 2; RNA polymerase beta subunit; RNA polymerase Rpb2, domain 3) yields the protein MATQAVPATAKKRIRKVFGNIHEVVQMPNLIEVQRESYEQFLRSRPADGYVSGLEKTLRSVFPIRDFAGTAELDFVQYELEDPKYDTDECRQRGMTYAAPMRVTLRLIVFEVDPDTETRSVLDIKEQDVYMGDMPLMTENGTFLINGTERVIVSQMHRSPGVLFDHDRGKTHASGKYLFAARVIPYRGSWLDFEFDAKDIVNVRIDRKRKLPVTSLLRALGDAVIEVNPDKGKFEAGDIVAISGVNRACRVKAVAGRLVTVEDPTGAIIPGGLIQTAEGEKIGHVARIRLQGMSGEDILNYFYRTQRFVRGENGWKVPFVAENWRGQKPAFDVVNADTGEVVFPAGTKISPRAANKAGKDGLETLLIPTDQIFGRYSAYDLIDESTGRIYIEAGDEVTPENLEALDKAGFDHVDLLDIDHVSTGPWIRNTLKADKVEDRDHALSEIYRVMRPGEPPTKETAEALFAGLFFDSERYDLSAVGRVKLNMRLELDAEDTVTTLRSEDILAVVKTLVDLKDGKGEIDDIDNLGNRRVRSVGELLENQYRVGLLRMERAVKERMSSVDVSTAMPNDLINAKPAVAAVREFFGSSQLSQFMDQTNPLSEVTHKRRVSALGPGGLTRERAGFEVRDVHPTHYGRICPIETPEGPNIGLINSLASFSRVNKYGFIETPYRKIVDGKVTNEVVYLSAMEEAKHTIAQANAELDSEGRFVEDLISAREAGEFLMAPRDHVTLMDVSPKQLVSVAASLIPFLENDDANRALMGSNMQRQAVPLVRAEAPFVGTGMEETVARDSGAAIAAKRSGIVDQVDATRIVVRATGAVDAGKSGVDIYTLMKFQRSNQSTCINQRPLVKVGDVVNAGDIIADGPSTEFGELALGRNVLVAFMPWNGYNYEDSILISERIVKDDVFTSIHIDEFEVMARDTKLGPEDITRDIPNVGEEALRNLDEAGIVYIGAEVEPGDILCGKITPKGESPMTPEEKLLRAIFGEKASDVRDTSLRLPPGVSGTVVDVRVFNRHGIDKDERAMAIEREEIDRLTKDREDERAILNRANYARLKEMLLGQIATAAPKGIKKGSEINEELLAEVEKREWWKFAVQDDARQADLEAVKAQYDDAVGLIVKKFEDRVEKLQRGDELPPGVLKMVKVFVAVKRKLQPGDKMAGRHGNKGVISRILPQEDMPFLEDGTPVDIVLNPLGVPSRMNVGQIFETHLGWAARGLGKQVTSALEAWREANPDAQAATPPAAVVDRLKEVYGKEYHADIEGRSTDQIVEMAGLLKNGVPMATPVFDGAREADVAEMLRRAGLDESGQVELFDGRTGDQFDRKVTVGYIYMLKLHHLVDDKIHARSIGPYSLVTQQPLGGKAQFGGQRFGEMEVWALQAYGAAYTLQEMLTVKSDDVVGRTKVYEAIVKGDDTFEAGIPESFNVLVKEMRSLGLNVELSSIEDQSDDDDGLAEAAE from the coding sequence ACGTCTACATGGGCGACATGCCGCTCATGACCGAGAACGGCACCTTCCTGATCAACGGCACCGAACGCGTCATCGTGTCGCAGATGCACCGCTCGCCGGGCGTGCTGTTCGACCATGACCGCGGCAAGACCCATGCCTCGGGCAAATATCTGTTCGCCGCGCGCGTCATCCCCTATCGCGGCTCGTGGCTCGACTTCGAGTTCGACGCCAAGGACATCGTCAACGTCCGCATCGACCGCAAGCGCAAGCTGCCGGTCACCTCGCTGCTGCGCGCGCTGGGCGACGCGGTGATCGAGGTCAATCCCGACAAGGGCAAGTTCGAGGCCGGCGACATCGTCGCCATCTCGGGCGTCAACCGCGCCTGCCGGGTCAAGGCGGTCGCGGGCAGGCTCGTCACCGTCGAGGACCCGACCGGCGCGATCATCCCGGGCGGCCTGATCCAGACCGCCGAGGGCGAGAAGATCGGCCATGTCGCGCGCATCCGCCTGCAGGGCATGTCGGGCGAGGACATCCTCAACTATTTCTACCGCACGCAGCGCTTCGTGCGCGGCGAGAACGGCTGGAAGGTCCCCTTCGTCGCCGAGAACTGGCGCGGCCAGAAGCCGGCGTTCGACGTCGTCAACGCCGACACCGGCGAGGTCGTCTTCCCGGCCGGCACCAAGATCAGCCCCCGCGCCGCCAACAAGGCCGGCAAGGACGGGCTCGAGACGCTGCTGATCCCGACCGACCAGATCTTCGGCCGCTATTCGGCCTATGACCTGATCGACGAGTCGACCGGCCGCATCTACATCGAGGCCGGCGACGAGGTGACGCCGGAGAATCTGGAAGCGCTCGACAAGGCCGGCTTCGACCATGTCGACCTGCTCGACATCGACCATGTCTCGACCGGCCCGTGGATCCGCAACACGCTGAAGGCCGACAAGGTCGAGGACCGCGACCATGCGCTGAGCGAGATCTATCGCGTCATGCGCCCCGGCGAGCCGCCGACGAAGGAGACCGCCGAGGCGCTGTTCGCCGGGCTGTTCTTCGACTCCGAGCGCTACGACCTGTCGGCCGTCGGCCGCGTCAAGCTCAACATGCGCCTCGAACTCGACGCCGAGGACACCGTCACCACCCTCCGCTCGGAGGACATATTGGCGGTGGTCAAGACGCTGGTCGACCTGAAGGACGGCAAGGGCGAGATCGACGACATCGACAATCTCGGCAACCGCCGCGTCCGTTCGGTCGGCGAGCTGCTGGAGAACCAGTATCGCGTCGGCCTGCTCCGCATGGAGCGCGCGGTGAAGGAGCGGATGTCGTCGGTCGACGTGTCGACGGCGATGCCGAACGACCTGATCAACGCCAAGCCGGCGGTGGCCGCGGTGCGCGAATTCTTCGGCTCGTCGCAGCTGTCGCAGTTCATGGACCAGACCAACCCGCTGTCGGAAGTCACCCACAAGCGCCGCGTCTCGGCGCTCGGGCCGGGCGGCCTCACCCGCGAGCGCGCGGGCTTCGAGGTCCGCGACGTCCATCCGACCCATTATGGCCGCATCTGCCCGATCGAGACGCCGGAAGGACCGAACATCGGCCTGATCAACTCGCTGGCGAGCTTCAGCCGGGTCAACAAGTACGGCTTCATCGAGACGCCGTACCGCAAGATCGTCGACGGCAAGGTGACCAACGAGGTCGTCTACCTGTCGGCGATGGAAGAGGCCAAGCACACCATCGCGCAGGCGAACGCCGAGCTCGATAGCGAGGGCCGCTTCGTCGAGGACCTGATCTCCGCCCGCGAGGCCGGCGAGTTCCTGATGGCGCCGCGCGACCATGTCACGCTGATGGACGTCAGCCCCAAGCAGCTCGTCTCGGTCGCCGCGTCGCTGATCCCGTTCCTGGAGAATGACGACGCGAACCGCGCGCTGATGGGGTCGAACATGCAGCGCCAGGCGGTGCCGCTGGTCCGCGCCGAGGCGCCGTTCGTCGGCACCGGCATGGAAGAGACGGTCGCCCGCGATTCGGGCGCCGCGATCGCCGCCAAGCGCTCGGGCATCGTCGACCAGGTCGACGCGACCCGCATCGTGGTCCGCGCCACCGGCGCGGTCGACGCCGGCAAGTCGGGCGTCGACATCTACACGCTGATGAAGTTCCAGCGCTCGAACCAGTCGACCTGCATCAACCAGCGCCCGCTGGTGAAGGTGGGCGACGTGGTCAACGCCGGCGACATCATCGCCGACGGCCCGTCGACCGAGTTCGGCGAGCTGGCGCTGGGCCGCAACGTCCTCGTCGCGTTCATGCCGTGGAACGGCTACAACTATGAGGACTCGATCCTGATCTCCGAGCGGATCGTGAAGGACGACGTCTTCACCTCGATCCACATCGACGAGTTCGAGGTGATGGCCCGCGACACCAAGCTCGGGCCGGAGGACATCACCCGCGACATCCCGAACGTCGGCGAGGAAGCGCTGCGCAACCTCGACGAGGCGGGCATCGTCTATATCGGCGCCGAGGTCGAGCCGGGCGACATCCTGTGCGGCAAGATCACGCCGAAGGGCGAGAGCCCGATGACGCCGGAGGAGAAGCTGCTCCGCGCCATCTTCGGCGAGAAGGCCTCCGACGTCCGCGACACCTCGCTGCGGCTGCCGCCGGGCGTGTCGGGCACCGTCGTCGACGTGCGCGTGTTCAACCGCCACGGCATCGACAAGGACGAGCGCGCGATGGCGATCGAGCGCGAGGAGATCGACCGCCTGACCAAGGACCGCGAGGACGAGCGCGCCATCCTGAACCGCGCCAACTACGCGCGGCTCAAGGAGATGCTGCTCGGCCAGATCGCGACCGCGGCGCCGAAGGGCATCAAGAAGGGCTCCGAGATCAACGAGGAGCTGCTCGCCGAGGTCGAGAAGCGCGAATGGTGGAAGTTCGCGGTGCAGGACGACGCCCGCCAGGCGGACCTGGAGGCGGTCAAGGCCCAGTATGACGACGCCGTCGGCCTGATCGTCAAGAAGTTCGAGGACCGGGTCGAGAAGCTGCAGCGCGGCGACGAGCTGCCCCCGGGCGTGCTCAAGATGGTCAAGGTGTTCGTCGCGGTGAAGCGCAAGCTGCAGCCGGGCGACAAGATGGCCGGCCGCCACGGCAACAAGGGCGTGATCAGCCGCATCCTGCCGCAGGAGGACATGCCGTTCCTGGAGGACGGCACCCCCGTCGACATCGTGCTCAACCCGCTCGGCGTGCCGAGCCGCATGAACGTCGGCCAGATCTTCGAGACGCACCTCGGCTGGGCCGCCCGCGGCCTGGGCAAGCAGGTGACGAGCGCCCTCGAAGCCTGGCGCGAGGCCAATCCCGACGCGCAGGCGGCGACCCCGCCGGCGGCGGTCGTCGACCGGCTGAAGGAGGTGTACGGCAAGGAATATCATGCCGACATCGAAGGCCGCTCGACCGACCAGATCGTCGAGATGGCGGGCCTGCTGAAGAACGGCGTGCCGATGGCGACGCCGGTGTTCGACGGCGCCCGCGAGGCCGACGTGGCCGAGATGCTGCGCCGCGCCGGGCTCGACGAGAGCGGCCAGGTGGAACTGTTCGACGGGCGCACCGGCGACCAGTTCGACCGCAAGGTGACGGTGGGCTACATCTACATGCTGAAGCTCCACCACCTCGTCGACGACAAGATCCACGCGCGCTCGATCGGCCCGTACAGCCTGGTCACCCAGCAGCCGCTGGGCGGCAAGGCGCAGTTCGGCGGCCAGCGCTTCGGCGAGATGGAGGTGTGGGCGCTCCAGGCCTATGGCGCCGCCTACACGCTGCAGGAGATGCTGACGGTGAAGTCGGACGACGTGGTCGGCCGCACCAAGGTCTACGAGGCGATCGTCAAGGGCGACGACACCTTCGAGGCCGGCATCCCCGAGAGCTTCAACGTGCTCGTCAAGGAAATGCGGTCGCTCGGCCTCAACGTCGAGCTGTCCTCGATCGAGGACCAGTCCGACGACGACGACGGCCTGGCCGAAGCAGCGGAGTGA